The genomic interval AAGTGGAAGTCCCTTCGAAAGTGTAAGTAGCGATATTATTACTCAGGTAATTAATCATTCTACCTATCACCGGGCACAAATTGCCAAAGCATTGCGGGAACTCGGGTTTACTCCGCCCAACACAGATTTTATTATGTATTGTCGTTTGCAGGAAAACAGCTAATAAAAATAATGCTGGGAGTGTTAAAGGTTATCTTAAGAATTGTTACTTCTCTTTTTCTGGAAGATTTTTTTATAAACAGGCTTTCTGTACAAAAATTGAAGGTACAATACAGGATACAGCAGAAAATCGAACAGGAAGAAAGATGAACGGAAGGTAATATCATCGATTATAGCGGCTCCAGAGCTTTTGTTTACAATCCGGTGTTTATGCCGCCAGTACTTTAGAAAAAAAGGCAATTGTATACCTTCGTCAACAAAATAAATTTCTTTGCTATTTGTATTATTCTCTGTAATCAGGCTTTTCCATACTTGCTTAAAAATTATAAAATTCAATTCCAGGTGAACTTCATCACCTTTGGCGTTGCCATCGAAACGCAATAACTTTACAGGCGGAAAGGGTGGGTTTAAGGCTTGAAACAAAG from Rhodocytophaga rosea carries:
- a CDS encoding SRPBCC family protein; translation: MRFIIITPVAMDYQQVAQNFGKSLFQALNPPFPPVKLLRFDGNAKGDEVHLELNFIIFKQVWKSLITENNTNSKEIYFVDEGIQLPFFLKYWRHKHRIVNKSSGAAIIDDITFRSSFFLFDFLLYPVLYLQFLYRKPVYKKIFQKKRSNNS